Proteins encoded together in one Argiope bruennichi chromosome 1, qqArgBrue1.1, whole genome shotgun sequence window:
- the LOC129972223 gene encoding mucin-5B-like, whose amino-acid sequence MDILLRKTSLPQSPHTCTHFPHKQTTAPSHLHTFPAQTSHSPLTLAHISRTNEPQPPHTCTHFPHKRATAPSHLHTFPAQTSHSPLTLAHISRTNEPQPPHTCTHFPHKRATAPSHLHTFPAQTSHSPLTLAHISRTNEPQPPHTCTHFPHKRATAPSHLHAFPAQTSHSPLTLARISRTNEPQPPHTCTHFPHKRATAPSHLHTFPAQTSHSPLTLAHISRTNEPQPPHTCTHFPHKRATAPSHLHTFPAQTSHSPLTLAHISRTNEPQPPHTCTHFPHKRATAPSHLHTFPAQTSHSPLTLAHISRTNEPQPPHTCTHFPHKRATAPSHLHTFPAQTSHSPLTLAHISRTNEPQPPHTCTHFPHKRATAPSHLHTFPAQTSHSPLTLAHISRTNEPQPPHTCTHFPHKRATAPSHLHTFPAQTSHSPLTLAHISRTNEPQPPHTCTHFPHKRATALIYTHFPHKRATALIYTHFPHKRATALIYTHFPHKRATALISEYY is encoded by the exons ATggatattcttttaagaaaaa CCAGCCTGCCACAGTCCCCTCACACTTGCACACATTTCCCGCACAAACAAACCACAGCTCCCTCACACTTGCACACATTTCCCGCACAAACGAGCCACAGCCCCCTCACACTTGCACACATTTCCCGCACAAACGAGCCACAGCCCCCTCACACTTGCACACATTTCCCGCACAAACGAGCCACAGCCCCCTCACACTTGCACACATTTCCCGCACAAACGAGCCACAGCCCCCTCACACTTGCACACATTTCCCGCACAAACGAGCCACAGCCCCCTCACACTTGCACACATTTCCCGCACAAACGAGCCACAGCCCCCTCACACTTGCACACATTTCCCGCACAAACGAGCCACAGCCCCCTCACACTTGCACACATTTCCCGCACAAACGAGCCACAGCCCCCTCACACTTGCACACATTTCCCGCACAAACGAGCCACAGCCCCCTCACACTTGCACGCATTTCCCGCACAAACGAGCCACAGCCCCCTCACACTTGCACGCATTTCCCGCACAAACGAGCCACAGCCCCCTCACACTTGCACGCATTTCCCGCACAAACGAGCCACAGCCCCCTCACACTTGCACACATTTCCCGCACAAACGAGCCACAGCCCCCTCACACTTGCACACATTTCCCGCACAAACGAGCCACAGCCCCCTCACACTTGCACACATTTCCCGCACAAACGAGCCACAGCCCCCTCACACTTGCACACATTTCCCGCACAAACGAGCCACAGCCCCCTCACACTTGCACACATTTCCCGCACAAACGAGCCACAGCCCCCTCACACTTGCACACATTTCCCGCACAAACGAGCCACAGCCCCCTCACACTTGCACACATTTCCCGCACAAACGAGCCACAGCCCCCTCACACTTGCACACATTTCCCGCACAAACGAGCCACAGCCCCCTCACACTTGCACACATTTCCCGCACAAACGAGCCACAGCCCCCTCACACTTGCACACATTTCCCGCACAAACGAGCCACAGCCCCCTCACACTTGCACACATTTCCCGCACAAACGAGCCACAGCCCCCTCACACTTGCACACATTTCCCGCACAAACGAGCCACAGCCCCCTCACACTTGCACACATTTCCCGCACAAACGAGCCACAGCCCCCTCACACTTGCACACATTTCCCGCACAAACGAGCCACAGCCCCCTCACACTTGCACACATTTCCCGCACAAACGAGCCACAGCCCCCTCACACTTGCACACATTTCCCGCACAAACGAGCCACAGCCCCCTCACACTTGCACACATTTCCCGCACAAACGAGCCACAGCCCCCTCACACTTGCACACATTTCCCGCACAAACGAGCCACAGCCCTCATTTACACGCATTTCCCGCACAAACGAGCCACAGCCCTCATTTACACGCATTTCCCGCACAAACGAGCCACAGCCCTCATTTACACGCATTTCCCGCACAAACGAGCCACAGCCCTCATTTcagaatattactaa